The Juglans regia cultivar Chandler chromosome 2, Walnut 2.0, whole genome shotgun sequence genome includes a window with the following:
- the LOC108987184 gene encoding transcription factor MYB63-like, translating to MGKGRAPCCDKSKVKRGPWSPAEDLRLITFIQKHGHDNWRALPKQAGLLRCGKSCRLRWINYLRPDVKRGNFTKEEENTVIKLHKAWGNKWSKIASHLPGRTDNEIKNVWNTHLKKKMACKDANTHDGDHEQSSITSSSSSSSSSLTSSGKHESMGMEVLHEYQSNDQDPIMNKKQYHEAHNLTHIEKVDQDSQKEVLISNQLSRANYPIEQTSSTSVSSHDHSNISNSSPLLFDASREEEMQIDNPDLIDYGGPYDVNNILQEVNKPDTVEDNLRLEIPFEADADFWNMLENIDSTLSNEIQSCCTEVKACQSSNVGDEYHGKEVENMKWFRYLENELGLVDATEEDSKSILINQYAAEAEAEAQAPDQNFQCQIYSKAEINPDMAYFQTWPTLPQSSSI from the exons ATGGGGAAAGGAAGAGCACCTTGCTGTGATAAGAGTAAAGTGAAGAGGGGTCCTTGGAGTCCAGCAGAGGACTTGAGGCTCATTACTTTCATTCAGAAGCATGGCCATGATAACTGGAGAGCCCTTCCCAAACAAGCTG ggtTGTTGCGATGTGGAAAAAGTTGCCGTTTGAGATGGATTAATTACCTCCGCCCTGACGTGAAGCGAGGGAACTTTACCAAAGAGGAAGAGAATACCGTAATAAAGTTACACAAGGCTTGGGGAAACAA GTGGTCCAAAATCGCATCACATTTGCCTGGAAGAACGGATAATGAGATTAAGAATGTGTGGAATAcacatttgaagaaaaaaatggcTTGCAAAGATGCTAACACTCACGATGGAGATCATGAACAATCCTCCATAACCTCCTCGTCCTCATCTTCGTCTAGCTCACTTACGTCATCTGGGAAACATGAAAGTATGGGAATGGAAGTACTTCATGAGTATCAATCGAATGATCAAGACCCGATTATGAACAAGAAACAATATCATGAAGCACACAACTTGACACATATTGAGAAAGTTGATCAAGACTCACAAAAAGAAGTACTTATTTCAAATCAACTTAGCCGAGCCAATTACCCGATAGAACAAACTAGTTCTACTTCTGTTTCTTCTCATGATCATTCAAATATCTCAAACTCAAGTCCATTATTATTTGATGCGTCAAGGGAAGAAGAAATGCAAATCGATAACCCTGATCTGATCGATTATGGAGGCCCTTATgatgttaataacatattacaGGAGGTGAACAAACCAGATACTGTCGAGGACAACCTGCGCCTAGAAATCCCATTTGAGGCCGATGCAGACTTTTGGAACATGTTAGAGAATATAGATTCAACCTTGTCGAATGAAATCCAATCATGTTGTACTGAGGTGAAGGCTTGCCAAAGCTCGAATGTTGGTGATGAATATCATGGCAAAGAAGTTGAGAACATGAAGTGGTTTCGTTACTTAGAAAATGAACTCGGATTAGTAGATGCTACCGAGGAAGACAGCAAGAGCATTTTAATAAATCAGTATgcagcagaagcagaagcagaagcacAAGCCCCAGATCAGAATTTTCAGTGTCAGATATATTCGAAGGCAGAAATCAATCCAGACATGGCTTATTTTCAAACTTGGCCCACTTTGCCACAGAGTTCTTCTATctaa